The following DNA comes from Leifsonia sp. 1010.
CGACTCGGTCCAGCTGCCGACGTTGGCGCTGGCGACGATCGTGTCGATCCTGCCCGTCCTGATCGTCTTCCTGTTCTCGCAGCGGTTCCTCGTCTCGGGGATGACCGCGGGAGGGACCAAGGAATGAGCACGTCCGCACCGAAGGAGAACCACCGATGAAGATCACGGGCTATCGCAGTCTGAGCACCGTCCACGACTGGGGCCGGGTCACCGGCGACGTCAACGGCGTGCAGACGGGCAACACGACGCCCGTCCCCGTGCTGCTCATCGAGACCGACAGCGGTATCGAAGGGGTCGGGGTCGGAGCGCATGCCGACATCGCCCGGGTGTTCCCGGCGGTCGAGGGGGAAGATCCCCGATCGGTCGTCGCCCTCTACGACCGGATGCTCGACTGGGTGTTCAAGGCCGGCCACTCCGGGACCACGTTCGGCACGATCGGCGCCATCGATATGGCGTTGTGGGACCTCAAGGCGAAGGCGGCGGACGAGCCGCTCTGGCGGATGCTCGGTGCGCGCGAGCGGTTCGTGCCCGGGTACGCCTCCGGACTCGAGTACGGCCTGACCGACGACGAGCTGTCCGACCTCTACGGCCGGTTCGCCGACCGCGGGTTCAAGGCGGGCAAGCTGAAGGGCGGCCGCGACCTCGACCGCGACCTCCCGCGCTTGGAGTTGTTGCGCGACATCCTCAGCCGCAACTCACGGCATCCCGCACTCATGTTCGACGTCAACGAGTCGTGGAACCACGCGCAGGCCGCACGCTATGTCGGCGCCATCGAGGAGCGCCTCGACCTCACCTGGATCGAGGAGCCCCTGCGCCGATGGGATGCGGCGGGCATGTCCTCGCTGCGCGGCAAGATCCGCGCGGCCGTGGCGAGCGGCGAGAACCTGACCGGCCTGGAGCAGTACCGGCCGCTGCTCGACAGCGGAGCGGTGGATGTCGTCCAGGTCGGCAACGTCTGGGGCATCACGCACCTGCTCCGCGTCGCGACCCTCGCCCACGGGCACGACCTGCCGGTGAGCCCGGTCACCTACAACACCAACCCGGCCGCCCATGCCGCCGCCGCCATCCCCAACCTGCTCACGCACGAGGTGCAGGACCTCTCCTTCCCCGTCGGCCTCGACGTGGACCAGGAGTTCGACGACGGCGGCATCGTCCTCGGCGACCGCCCGGGGATCGGCATCATCGTGGACGAGGCCAAGCTGACGGGGGAGGGCGGAACGCCCGCTCCTCCCGCGACCGGTCCGCACATCCGCCCGGAGCGCGCCGCACTGCGGCTGGTGGCCGAGCCGGATGTCATCGACGACCCGACCGTGCCGCTGAGGCCGGTCTCGTGAGCGGCGAGCCGCAGCGCTTCGCCTTCGTCGTCGGCGTCCGGCCCGAGAAGCGCGAGGAGTACCTCGAACTGCACAGCGCCGTGTGGCCGGGCGTCGAGGCGAAGCTGACCGAGTGCAACATCCGCAACTACAGCATCTTCGTCTTCGGCGACATCCTCTTCGCCTACTACGAGTACGTCGGCGACGATCACGCCGCCGACATGCAGCGGATCGCGGACGACCCGGTGTCGCAGGAGTGGTGGACCCACACCGACCCGTGCCAGGTCCGGATCGCCGACGAACGCGACCCGGGCTCCCTCTGGCAGCCGATCGACGAAGTGTGGCACCTGCGATGACCGACCGGATCGACGCGCACGTGCACCTGTGGGACCGCTCCACCGATCCGCAGGACTGGATCGATCCGGTCACGATGCCGGCGATCGACCGCGACTTCGGCACGGACGACCTGCAGGGGATGCTGGCGGCGACGGGGATGGACCGCGCCGTGCTGGTGCAGGCGAGCAACAGCCTCGAGGAGAGCGTCCGGCTCTCGCGAAGCGACCCGCAGGTCGTGGCGGGCCTGGTCGCCTGGGTCGACCTCGCGGAGGACGTCGGCGCCCAGCTCGATGAGGTGCGTGCGGGATCGATTCCGGTCGTCGGCATCCGGCATCTGGCCCACATCGACCCGGACCCCGAGTGGATGCTGCGCGCCGACACCGCCGCCGGTCTCGCCGCCCTCGGTCGCGAAGGGCTGGTCTTCGATCTCGTGATCCGCGACTGGCAGCTGGAGCAGGCGGCGCGCGTCGCCGCCCGCAACGACGGCGTCTCGTTCGTGCTCGACCACCTCGGCGGTCCGCTCGCCGAGGACGCGGAGGCGTCGCGATGGGAGGCGGGGCTGCGTGCGCTCGCGGCCCTCCCTAACGTCTCGGCCAAGGTCTCCGGGCTCACGTCGGGGCTGGTGTCGGGCACGTGGACGGCCGACGACCTTCGCGGTATCGTCTCGACGGCGCTGGAGGCGTTCGGTCCCGACCGCCTGCTCTACGGCTCCGACTGGCCGCTCGCCGAGCTCGGCGGTGGCGCTCCCGCGTGGCGCGCGGCGTTCGACACGCTGGTCTCCGAACTGTCTCCGGCAGAGCAGGACGCCCTGCTGGGCGGCAACGCGGTCCGGGTCTACTCGCTCGCCTGAACCTCTTCGCGCGCCTGGTCCGGCCGGGC
Coding sequences within:
- a CDS encoding mandelate racemase/muconate lactonizing enzyme family protein, coding for MKITGYRSLSTVHDWGRVTGDVNGVQTGNTTPVPVLLIETDSGIEGVGVGAHADIARVFPAVEGEDPRSVVALYDRMLDWVFKAGHSGTTFGTIGAIDMALWDLKAKAADEPLWRMLGARERFVPGYASGLEYGLTDDELSDLYGRFADRGFKAGKLKGGRDLDRDLPRLELLRDILSRNSRHPALMFDVNESWNHAQAARYVGAIEERLDLTWIEEPLRRWDAAGMSSLRGKIRAAVASGENLTGLEQYRPLLDSGAVDVVQVGNVWGITHLLRVATLAHGHDLPVSPVTYNTNPAAHAAAAIPNLLTHEVQDLSFPVGLDVDQEFDDGGIVLGDRPGIGIIVDEAKLTGEGGTPAPPATGPHIRPERAALRLVAEPDVIDDPTVPLRPVS
- a CDS encoding L-rhamnose mutarotase gives rise to the protein MSGEPQRFAFVVGVRPEKREEYLELHSAVWPGVEAKLTECNIRNYSIFVFGDILFAYYEYVGDDHAADMQRIADDPVSQEWWTHTDPCQVRIADERDPGSLWQPIDEVWHLR
- a CDS encoding amidohydrolase family protein, which gives rise to MTDRIDAHVHLWDRSTDPQDWIDPVTMPAIDRDFGTDDLQGMLAATGMDRAVLVQASNSLEESVRLSRSDPQVVAGLVAWVDLAEDVGAQLDEVRAGSIPVVGIRHLAHIDPDPEWMLRADTAAGLAALGREGLVFDLVIRDWQLEQAARVAARNDGVSFVLDHLGGPLAEDAEASRWEAGLRALAALPNVSAKVSGLTSGLVSGTWTADDLRGIVSTALEAFGPDRLLYGSDWPLAELGGGAPAWRAAFDTLVSELSPAEQDALLGGNAVRVYSLA